In Deltaproteobacteria bacterium, a single window of DNA contains:
- a CDS encoding addiction module protein — translation MISTLQISQMSREEKLRALEALWADLSKDDNQIESPARHEDILQETEARVATGQERIEDWQTAKRELRKRFE, via the coding sequence ATGATAAGCACACTCCAGATATCGCAGATGTCCCGGGAGGAGAAACTCCGGGCATTGGAAGCCCTATGGGCTGATCTCTCGAAGGATGATAATCAGATCGAGTCTCCCGCACGGCATGAGGACATTCTCCAAGAAACCGAGGCCAGAGTGGCTACCGGCCAGGAGCGCATTGAGGATTGGCAAACAGCCAAGCGGGAACTCAGGAAGCGCTTTGAATGA